In Acipenser ruthenus chromosome 58, fAciRut3.2 maternal haplotype, whole genome shotgun sequence, a genomic segment contains:
- the LOC117407733 gene encoding zinc finger protein OZF-like: protein MEPVHIKKESPVLESVHIKEESPVLESVHIKEESPVLESVHIKKVILNSKPLSSLQGSLPCPGCGESFNPEGNLETSPGKTLHRCAGCVKTFRESGILNGQQQTGTGKTPYNCHECGADFRHHSTVKHHLRVLKVQLGYPCERQDSEMEPVHIKEELPELDPVHVKEEGNHFKTSSLQGSLSCTECGKSFRQLKNLKLHQLIHTGEKRHVCADCGKSFSQLGNLKRHQRIHTGEKLYLCSKCGKSFNQLAHLKNHKRIHIGDKRHVCADCGKSFSDSSNLKRHQRIHTGHKPYLCSKCGNSFNQLAHLKKHQLIHTGEKPYHCADCGKSFRQSTCLKKHQRIHTGEKPYDCDDCGKSFRDFQNLKSHQRIHTGEKPHVCADCGKSFSQLRNLKYHQLIHTGENLHHCNDCGKSFGWLYSLKRHQLCHSAEKPRHCHHCGKSFMASGSVKRHKCKL from the coding sequence atggagcctgtccatattaaaaaggagagtcctgtactagaatcagtccatattaaagaggagagtcctgtactagaatcagtccatattaaagaggagagtcctgtactggaatcagtccatattaaaaagGTTATTCTCAATTCTAAACCCTTAAGCAGCTTGCAGGGCTCTCTTCCCTGTCCTGGATGTGGGGAGAGTTTTAATCCTGAAGGAAACCTTGAAACATCTCCTGGAAAGACTCTGCATCGCTGTGCTGGATGTGTGAAGACTTTCAGGGAGTCAGGAATTCTGAATGGACAGCAGCAAACAGGcactggaaagactccatataacTGTCATGAATGCGGGGCAGATTTCAGACACCACAGCACCGTGAAACACCACTTGCGAGTTCTGAAGGTACAGCTGGGTTATCCTTGTGAAAGGCAGGATTCAGagatggagcctgtccacattaaagaggagcttcctgaactagaccctgtccatgttaaagaggagggtaaccattttaaaacaagcagcttgcagggctctctgtcctgtacagaatgtggaaagagtttcagacagttaaaaaacctgaaacttcaccagttaatccacactggagagaaacgacatgtctgtgctgactgtgggaagagtttcagtcagttaggcaacttgaaaagacaccagcgaatccacacaggagagaaactgtatctGTGTAGTAAATGTGGGAAAAGTTTCAATCAGTTAGCACATCTTAAAAACCACAAGCGAATTCACATAGGAGATAAacgacatgtctgtgctgactgtgggaagagtttcagtgatTCAAGCAacttgaaaagacaccagcgaattcacacaggacatAAACCATATCTGTGTAGTAAATGTGGGAACAGTTTCAATCAGTTAGCACATCTTAAAAAGCACCAGttaatccacacaggagagaagccatatcactgtgctgactgtgggaagagcttcagacaGTCAACCTgtttgaaaaaacaccagcgaattcacactggagagaaaccgtatgactgtgatgactgtgggaagagtttcagagatttCCAAAACCTGAAAtctcaccagcgaatccacactggagagaaaccacatgtctgtgctgactgtgggaagagtttcagtcagttaagaAATTTGAAATACCACCagttaattcacacaggagagaatttacatcactgtaatgactgtgggaagagtttcggaTGGCTATACAGCTTGAAAAGGCATCAGCTATGCCACTCAGCAGAGAAACCTCGTCACTGCCATCACTGTGGGAAGTCTTTTATGGCCTCTGGTTCTgttaaaagacacaaatgcaaGTTGTGA